From the Cololabis saira isolate AMF1-May2022 chromosome 13, fColSai1.1, whole genome shotgun sequence genome, the window TGGGGTTTAGCATACACACCGGGGCTTACCGATATAACAAAACTGAACATAATGAAGTCGGGTGTAGTACTTGACTGAGCAGTATACCATTATACAACACTGATTAAATACCAATTTAGAATATAATATACACAAATGTCTCCATATTCAATAGGAAATGTATAGTTTACTGAATGTATCTGCTAGTTTTAGCTACTTTGGCATATAATCTGCCTAATTTGAATTTAGTATATTGTATCAATGAATAGAAGCTGAAAAGGAGAAACTACAGTGAtgaaatttaagtatacttcaTTCTGTAAATACTACAATCTAATACTTATTGGCTTTTAAATGAGTGAATGTTTATTTTGCTATTCTAAAAAcaggtttgcacacaccttACAATAGTTTCCTGGTTACTCAAGCTTGTATAGCATATCACTTCTATTTTGTGGATGCATGAATGTTTTGTGAAGATACACTGCAAGTATATtaaattgtaaatgttttcaTATATTTGTTCTCTCTTTTCACATCAATGGGGGCTTTGTCCCACAGTTAGTATGGTTCAAATGTCTTGATGTAGGCTACGTCTTGAATATGGCTTGGCCAACATAGTAACATCCTGCCAATTTGGCACTAATGACAAATTGTGATTCAAATCCAAATGCTCTGATCTTTTTTAAGTATTGTAGTTTTAGTTCTGCACACAACTGCATTACTGATCTGCTCCTGACTGAAAACATTTTCAATCCAATACAAATGTAGACAACATCTTTTCTAGTACTCAAGCAAAGCAGCTGTACACtataaaatgtacagtatactCTGTTTTCAAAAGCCTAATGAATCAAAATAAtctatataacatatatacagcaCATATTTgttctttgacttttttttaaggagGGCCCCTGCACTGTATTTTCCTCATTTGTTGGTTGGACTAAAAAGCAAACATTGTAATATTATTGCTTTGAGTTGAGAGGTATTCTGAACTTTTATAAATAGTCACTTAAAGGATATATTAATCACCAGATTAATAAACCTGTTGAAATGTCTAAAATGGAATTATATATAATTCAGAATAGTGCTATTTGCCTATAAAACAGGCTAATTTTCCTTCACAGTTCTGTTCCAAGAAACTTACAGCAAATGCAGTAATATTTCCATGTTGCTTTACTTCCTGATTGTGTTCGTGATGATTGTACCACCCTTAGCCTTGTACTCAGCTATtacataattagggcccgagcacttacagtgcgaaggcccttttgtatctgtaggaattctttctttattcttattctgacgaaaggagggcctttttgcccccctaaacgtgccccaaaagtcaccaaattttgcacgcaagccaggcctggtgaaaaatttgatatttaatggtttgcagggcgtggcaaaatggctcaacagcgccccctagaaaactagaAAAgcccccacaatacggtttgacgtacatgcacgaaaatcagtacacacctgtatcatgtcgcaacttaaagaaaagtatcttggcgccatggccgaaaccgaacaggaagtcggccatttttaattaatcgtgtcattttggcgaaacttatgccatttcttcagccgcttcagagcccgaaccgtaacgtgcacccaggtgtgttatacatcaaaatgtgcgtctccatcctgcgacaacattacttttctcagtcaaaagcgttaccgtggcgacgcgaaaaagcgcgcccccccttcatttgattggtccatatttgatagttccccaaaagtcaccaaattttgcatgcaagcccggcctggcaataaatttgatatttcatggtttgtattaatgggcgtggcaagatggctcaacagcgccccctataatacttttctctgccataacctttgaatggtttgacataaagactcatttctgatatgcttatggggggtggtcatgagtgcgagggcctgttcatcgctgcttgaatTAGAATAGTATTTTGTATGCATTTATGACTAATGTATAACATTGTCATTTATTTGCTAAAAATACAGGACAAGCAAGTAATtaaacatgtttcaaataactaaaaaCACTACAAATACTAAATTAAGTTACaagacatgcaaaaaaaaaacctccactctgaattaaaaaaaatgctgcaaATGAACAGCGCGGTGAAAAGTTGCACTACTTATTTATTCAGACTATACGTATACACCTTGATCTATTCTGTTCAGACaaacaattgtttttttttctttttctttttactttttagtggaagtaaagtcagaattctcttttgtgcatttgGGATGGGAGTTTGTGTGTGATGTGTTTGATTTTATGTCAAAAAAGCACAGTCAACCACTGATCATATGGACACACCCATTCATCGTCTGGGAGTAAAAGGTTGGttatcttttctcttttttttttaactgtcatCATGCACATAGTTACCAAACAGCTGCAGATTTCCTCTTCACAGGGACATTTTTTCATACTAATACTGAATACATCTTAAAGCAGTAAAAAGCGAAAAACAAACCTCCCCCAGAGGAAGTGGCAGTTTTTAATCTGACTGCAAATCGAGTTTGTTTCCTTAGTGACAAACCAGAAGCAACAACTTACTTTCACACTCTGGTTTGTACTGAGAGCGGGAACTGCCATGGATGAGCTTGGTAAGAAAACTCTTtgttatatttgtttttcttgattTGATAAAACATAATGCTTGTGACAGTACAAATGAAATAAGAAAATGTGATTATGTAGTATTTAATGTGCTTTCTGATGCAGTTCATTACAGCAAACTGCACGAGGAATGAATTGTCTCCAGTGTTTTCACACCATCtttgaatatatttataatCTAATGAATTACTCTTGAAAAATCCTGATCTAACATTACTGACATGGTACAAATTAAGGGTAAGAAGTTAATCAGATggaataaaattgattatttaCTATTTATACAACTTTTGTCTGAAAGATAAAACCAACTTTGTGTTACAATTTCAGCGTAGCATGTTTCATGTCTACTCAGCAGTCATTATTTCCACTTCTTCATAGTTATTCTTCTGTTCATGTCACATGTTGAGAGTGCCATGTTCATTCTTATCTTCCCTTTTTCCTTGATCTGTGAAGAAGAGTTGGATTTGATGTTACATATGTCACTAGTCTTGCAACATTTCAGAAGCAGTTTCAGATCTGCAAAATGTCACAACATCATTTCCTGAGGAAGTCAGCTTGTATAAAGCAACCTCATCTTTTCCACCTGCCTCCTTGATCTGTATGTCAGGGGTTGTTTTTCTCACTCAGCACGAATCATATAGGTGCTGCTGCGTGGTTGACGACAAAGGTCCACTGTCAGTAACTATATGTTTGATAACTAGAATTAACAGTGTAATGTTTGCAAGTGTGTGAGTACGGCTGCATGTGAGCTCATAAGCTTTTTGAAACTATTTTTTCTGTATCCTGCTACAGATTTGCTGTTAGAGGAGCTGGCTCTGAGTTCAACAGCTTCAGACAATGTccaagaaaacagaaacaagaaTACAACTGATGGGAAGGTGATGCAAAACCAATGAACATTATGAACTAAATGGTTGAGCAGTTTTCTGACACACTCCCGACTTACTTGTCAACTAATCTTCAATTCTCTGCCAAACATACTTTTTAGAGGAACACATTAACTCATCCTTCTAAAATCACAGAAATTCGAGCATATTTTGGTTGTCTCCACAGGCTCCAGGGGCACTTTTTCTCGGACttaagacaaaagaaaacaactctGCCTACTCAAACGTCCACAGGTGAAGAACAGACCTGAGGCCCCTGGTGGCCCTCACTCGCTCTTTCATTGTGTAAACTTTGTAGTAGAAACAGGAAATTGTTTGAAATATGTTACACATGATTTCAGAGCTCTGCTGTTTCATTATAAAGCAGCTTAAAGTACACAAAGCTCTTACAGGCTGAATGAATGCCTTTGAACTTTACTAGAACATTTTTCTAGAATATATGAACCAGATCTCATACACGGGCATAAATGTAAACAATGTCCAAGATGAAGTAATACTTCTCCGCATGTTTTACAGGGCTCCATGTTGACTTTATGGACCCCGTATCCCAAAACAGTTGGAAGACTGTGTAAAATGTGAAAACTCAAATagctaaaatatttttttcactgtttaatctgtatttatttaattttcatttgCTCATGAATGCATCTCAAAATAAGTCAGAGCCAGGGGAGGAGAATCAGAACACTCGGTGTAACACATTGAAATGGGCTCAGTGGAGCTTCAGATCCTTCAGCAGTAGgtgctccatccatccatccatccatccatccatccatccatccatccatccatccatccatccatccatccatccatccatccatccatccatccatccatccatccatccatccatccatccacccatccatccatccatccatccatccatccatccatccatccatccatccatccatccatccatccatccatccatccatccatccatccatccatccatccatccatccatccatccatccatccatccaagaaATTAAAACACTTCCATGCCAACAAAGGAGACAGATTAATGAGATCCAGCAAAGTCTTCTCATGTTAATTGACAGAGGTGGAGAATAAAAACTGTCTTGTCATCTGATGAAGTAAAATATGAAATTCTCTTCGAAAAATGCCTGCTGCATCCCTGGAGATGATAAAGATAGGAACCATGGAGTTTGTCACCAGCACATACAATATTTCATATGCCAGCATCAGTGACAGTGCATCAGTGATAGTATGTGGCAACATTTCCATACATGACACAGATATCTAAAGAACCTATGAAGGAATCGTTTATACCACATGTTTAGAAAAGGCCCGGAGGATTTTGAGACTCTACTAAATCACATTCTACATGTGTGACAGCAGCATGGCTCCAGAAATTAATTGATAAAGTTCTTAAAATGCTCTGTTATCTTAtctttacttaaaggggacctattatggtatctaatacctattttaaacaggccttgaatgtcttaaaaaacgtttcacgcatcggaggccaacctatgtaaatctgaacggctcgtaaaagtcacatgacactggatggctcatccgagcggctgtacagacactgcagaatttggttgctttcctccttctctgagttggcaggctgaggggagaccactttatatgttaaagcaaaaaaaaatgtgtttttcataataggtcccctttaattcttATGCTTatagaattttttattttatgtttttttacttttactttctgtttatatttacattttacacacttTTACAACATTATCATAACTTGGGTTGTTTCATTGGCAGTAGTATTCAATCATGATGTACTAAAATTTTCAAATGATATTTGCAAAAAAAGATTTCATCTTATCTCATTATGACCCGAAACCCCCTTCAAACTTAAGTTACATAACATAAGTTGAATCAGTCCAACAATGGCTAAATATGAATTAATGACATTATCGGGAATTTTGTTTGTTGTAGATGTCATGCTTTAGTATCTAACTTGTCTCTTGCTTGAATGTAGTGATTTTCCAGGTCCTGTGGCAGCTTCACAGAATCCTGACTCACCCACTGAGGAGCTGAACTTTATCCTGCAGGATATGATGGATCTAGCACGAGGGGTCTGTATAGTCTTTAATATTCCCAAAACTGAAAATCAGCGCAAATGATCTTTTGTGCTTAGTGAAGGCTCATGCTCTAATGCATGCCATGACTCTGCTTGTAAAACAATATTTCATCAGAAGTACTGGTATACATGGGTAGAGAGAGCATGAAGTTTCAGTAAGTTTGAAATGTGCGTGACATTAACAACCTCTAACAACAGAGGGCAGCACTATCCCAATGTCCACACCGCACAGCCTCATAgacatttagctctgtaacactgtTCAGTATCAATCTTCAATAAACTAAACTCTGTGCATATCTTTCCCTTCATTTAGGATCCAGAACCTTCATCAACCCCACCGCCGTTGACACAAAAACGGTCTGGGATAAAGAAAGGAGATGGACAACAGAAGGAAAAGGAGGGCAGCACCAACTGCAGCCCATCTGGCTCGCACGCAACAGCCTCGACTAAGACACAAAAAACAGATACTATAGATGACCTGCTGGGAGGGCTGAGCTCTGACTTGGAGAAGATTGGTGTACGCACCACTGCTAAGGGTCACTGTGCTTCCTGTAACAAAAGCATTGTGGGAAAGGTACAGTGTAGAACACAAAAAGGAAGATTTTACTATCCGGTGTTGAACTGTAGAAATTTCAACAAGATTAAACAGATCAAAAGCTCTTGTTGCCTCATTCGCTTCCACTTTATTTCTTTAGATGATCACAGCACTGGGTGAAGTGTGGCACCCCGAACACTTTGTGTGTGTGGAGTGTAAGACGGAGCTGAGCACTACCGGCTTCTTCGAGAGAGAGGGACGACCGTACTGTCACAAAGACTACCATCAGCTCTTCTCGCCACGTTGTGCTTATTGCAAGGGGGCCATCGTAACGGTGAGTGGGAAGCAGGAagacaaaatattaaaactcaGTTTTAAGCAGCAAAGATTTGGCTCTGTGACACTTATGGAACGTAACTCCACCATCTTAGTTGTTTCAAAGAGTGGCTATTGGACACTTCTGTATGAGTCATACCCTAACTACAAACACTTCTTCAAATTCAGTTATTCCTTTCTTGTCTGACGTGTACTCTTATATGACCTGTCAAATTTCACATCCGTTTAACCACACTACACTCTTTTGAACGTTGGGTGATGACACACAGTTGTATCGAGTTAGTTTGTCCTAACATCCTATCTTTATTTGCATGAAACATCATGTCATGCAAATAAAAGACATATTGGGGTTACATCACGCTGAAAGCAGAGATATTCATCAGACAATAAAGCGTTGTTTTCTATGATTCACTTCATGTGGTTCACTTTTATCCTTCCTGACATTCAAACATGTGAGATGAAAAAGCCTTAAAGGAAGTTATATTAAGTTCAACCCTACGTTTGGTTCACCAGAAAATCTTGACAGCTCTTGACCAGACCTGGCATCCCGAGCACTTTTTCTGTACACACTGCGGAGGCCTGTTTGGGCAAGAAGGTGagaggtttttatttatttgattttatttccaattaaattatTGAGCATGCATATCAGTTTATCTTCTTCCTACCCCAGGTTTCTTGGAGAAGGATGGGAAGCCCTATTGTTCGAAGGACTTCTACCAGCTCTTTGCTCCCAAGTGCTCAGGTTGTGGGGAGTCGGTGAAGGAGAACTACCTGACTGCTGCCAATGGCACCTGGCATCCAGAGTGCTTCGTCTGTGCGGTGAGCCTCTTACATCAGCCTTACCACGCACGCACAGCTCTTACTTAGCTCCAAGCCTGAGAATAAATTAGAGAGATATTGTTTTGACCACAGTGCTGATGAAAAACACATGCGGCATGAATATATTGTGGTTGAAATGATGCACACAAATCAAGCAAGCCATTTTGCTATGTGTGGTTATCTTTTACGTCATCTTCAAAGCAACTTCTGGGTGCAGCAAGCGGTCAAAGGTGGTGCAGTGTGCAGCTGACACTTTGCTTAATGCTATAATGCTAGATGTGTCATATTGAAGTTAAACTCAATATTTGATACATTCATTTCTGAATCCtctgtaaaaatgtttttataaaaaccaaaaaaatgattaatttttatttttcataaaaattAGTGTGTTTTTCAATATATAATCAAgacttcaaataaaaaattaaaaacatatatttctTCAGTGTTCTTTCATATGTCAGGCTTTAAATGGTTAAATAACCTATATGCTATATGAATTACGATTCTTGCATGCATCTGGTGATGCATCACCAGTATTATACAAATAATGAAATACAAATGATCACAATTGTTATTCACAACCAGCAACTTACTGTAGAACCCAAATATAGTTTTATATGAATCAGTCACTTATGGCCCAAATCTGTTTTCAGTGGACACATTCTGTCAGGAAGATGGAGCCGACACTCCAAATTAACAGATTTAGTTTTAATACAACTTTGAATAAATATTACCAAAGCTATTATCATCAGTTTAACTTCTACTGTATCTTGTTTGTATCAGTAGAGAGGTTTGAGTTGGATGGATCATCAAACCCGCCTGACTCGACATCctcatttgtttgtttggtgCAAAGAATTAGTGTGGCTCCTCTGGATTCATCCTTGATCTCCAGGGGGCAACACCAATCAGATGCAGAGGAAACTGCCTCTAGACCCCAATAGATGTGGATACAGCCAATCAGAGAATGCAAGAACACCAGTAAATGAATGCTCTCGGTTTAAGTCAAAACTCGTTGATCAAACATGTTATTTTCAATTCTTCCACCAGTTGTTGCAAAAAGTGGCTACTTCTGTATGAGTCATACCCTAAACTCCACTCCTCTTCCATGCAGTTGGTTCGGTATGTTCTGTACCGTTGGATGTATCTGAATTGGAGGGGAACCAGAACTATTTCATGTGAAACAGAGTGAATGGATACAGGGGGCCAGGCTATCATCAGCCTCCAGCACATCTTCAAAATAAGCTGGAGCTCTACAGGAAGGATAGTTGTTAATGACAGTTTCTCTGTACCGGTGTCATTGTAGcctagctgtttttttttccgttaTAGAGCTCTCTAACATATTCAATTCTTTCAATGTGACTTTAAAGAAATGGTTCTGCACACCATGAGCGGATGGTTCTCCAGTGGACATTTTGCACTGCATAAAACTGTCAAGTATCATCAAACATAGAACTCATATATTTTGAAGACTCTTAAAACATAACATCCTCCCAGTTTCTATTGCAAATTGTTTCATGCCTATATGTGCTCCCAAGAGTGATATTGGCAACTATCATGGACATGCCAGAGAACTAAGTTTGAGTCCCATCAAATGCAGACAACAATCAAAGTAAAACCTCCCCTTCTCACAGTTTCTTCACTTTTATTGTCACCCTACTATATTTTGGTTACGTGGACAACATCTATCACCCATTTTCCTGTAAGACTGGGATATATTAGTTCAGGAAAGGCTATAGGAAACACATCCACTAGTCATGTTATGAGTTGCACCTGTGCTTTTACTGCCACACTGTGACAAGCCAAAATGCTTTGCAAAGTCTGCAAACATATTTAGGATCACATGTAGCGTCAATGCTGTATACTCTTAGCTTCCATTTACATTCTGGCAGTAATTAAAAGAAAGCAGAGCTGAAACTATTTGAGTTTTCATATTAAACATCTGTGCTACTGTACGTTATTTTCCATGATTGTCACTTCATTAATGCGTTATTAGATTTTAATTCACATCTTAGCAGGTTTACAGATTATGCATTTTGAGTATCACTATAAAATGTTATATGTATCCTTATTTTTCCACCTAATTAGCTTAGCTAAAAGCAAAATCAATGGAAAATAATTAAGTGGTATACTTTTATGCTTTCGACAACTATATCAAAtacttttattatgtttttatgtccAGGACTGTCTGCAGCCCTTCACCAGTGGCTGTTTCATGGAGCTGGATGGTCGACCTCTCTGCTCTCTGCACTTTCACTCCAGGCAGGGCACTCTGTGTGGCGGCTGTGGCGAGCCTATCACGGGCCGCTGCATCTCCGCCCTCGATCGCAAGTTTCACCCCGAGCACTTTGTGTGCGCCTTCTGTCTGCGGCAGCTCAGCCAGGGCATCTTTAAGGAGCAGAAAGGGAAGCCGTACTGTTCGGCTTGCTttgacaagctgtttttgtgagACCGTTACAGGAAGTGGCACATATGTAATGTAGCTGACACCACTGCCATTGCTGTTGATATTAATTAGTCATACAAGTATGATTGAAGAATCAGACTGTTTTAACAAAACATCACATTGCAAACCTTTCATTcactttttgcagtgtaacttGGCTACAAGTGATTTTGGTCACTGATACAATGAATGAAGGGAACTAATATAATGGCAAAGAAAGTTCTAAATCTTGAAGACGTTATGCTGAAATATTAGAGgaagtgtgtttttctttttaggggACATGGTTGTAGACCACACAGAAATATTtcctatataaaaaaacaacaaaaaaaagacatatgGGAACTTTGATTGGGTCTAAAAGGTGTTCCTCTTTCACTTGATCTAAATTTTATAGGACTTCACACACCATGATCACATGATATTTACaaatgaaggaagaaaaacacagaagtTCTGTTTTAAGTCCATGGTTTCCATAAAGCTATTCTCAGTTTGCCATAAAACTTGGCAGTCAGGAGTTACTCTTTCACAGTTTGCCAAGGGGTCTGTCAATGCGGCCTGATGGTTTGTATTGGCAGTGACCAGTAAGCAACTGACATGCCAGCCTGAGTTTCCTTTTCCTCTGACTGACCACTTGAGCCCCTGGCAAGCACTGGATTCCTCTTCATTCTCCACACAGGCTCCTTTATGGCTACCTATGCAAGATTAATGAATGTGTTGAGGTTAACAAAGGTAGTTTCAAAGAGAGCTCCCTCACATCCTTACCTCTCTTCAGGCACTCCATTTGACTGTTGAAGGATGAGTGAACCGCAAAGTGTTTTAATGCCTCAGTGGTTGCTAGCACATTTAGACTCATTTTGTTAAGGTTcgacattttttatttcaccaaTTACTAATAGGGAGGATGATATGTGAATGTGAGATGTTTGTACTGCTGTTCTTTTTGTGAAAAGGTTTCATTCATGTAAATGTGCAGAtttgtttgaatattttataCAGTCAGTCTTAACAAGATCAAAATGTTGTCCTTTGCTCTCTTTTCTAAACTGCATTGACTGTAGATATCTAACCTTCTTCAAAGGCTGAATATTATTCTACAGTTGCATTGTGGGTTTTTTGAagttatatatacagtacagaccaaaagtttggacacacttccccatttgttttaatgagaaagtgtgtccaaacttttggtctgtaggCAACTATACATTTTTCCATATAATCCGAAAAAATAAGTATTTTGATAGTGAATTTAACTGTATGTTGTGAACTATCTAATATAAAGGTACACTGAAAAGTTTATAGCAGGGCTCGTGGAAATGGAATGGAAATGGAAATGGAAGCTCAGAATTTCCAATTTCCATCTAGGAAAAGTGAAATGCTATAAGAAATTGGATTTCCTAGTCAAGGAGTTCCAACTTTCCATTTCCCAGGTACATGTGAGATTGAACTTCTGACCTGTTATAAGTATCTCTGCATTTTAATCGAGGATCGGCTTTCTTTTAAACCACATGTAGAAAACCTGGTAAAAAACCTACGGCTGAAACTGAGATTCTTTTTCCGTCATAGAtcctgctttttctttttctaccaGGAAAAAGTTGGTTACTGCGACTTTCCTCCCTGTACTTAATTATGGCGACCTCTTATATACACTCACCGGTCACTTTATTACgtaaatattactactactgggttggacccccttttgccttcagaactgccttaatccttcgtggaatagattcaacaaggtcctggaaacattcctcagagagtttggtctaTATTGACATGATGGCATCACGAAGTCACTGCAGATTTGtcagctgcacatccatgatacgaatctccatccatccatccatcaattttccgccgcttatccggaaccgggtcgcgggggcagcagtctcaacagacatccccagacttccctcaccccagacacttcctccagctcttccgaggggagtccgaggcgttcccaggccagccgagagacatagtctctccagcgtcctgggtcttccccggggtctcctcccggtgagacatgcctggaacacctccctagggaggcgtccaggaggatccggtacagatgcccaagccacctcagctgactcctctcaatgtggaggagtagcggctcgactccgagctcctcccgggtgaccaaactcctcaccctatctctaagggagcgtccagccaccctgcggaggaaactcatctcggccgcttgtatccgcgatcttgtcctttcggtcactacccaaagttcatgaccataggtgagggtaggagcgtagattgaccggtaaatcgagagcttcgtcTTTCgtttcagctccttcttcaccacgacggcccggtacatcgaccgcataactgcggacgctgcagcgatccatctgtcaatctcacgctccatcgttccctcacacgtgaacaagatcccgagatacttgaactcctccacctgaggcaggacttctccacccacccggagaaggcacgccaccctttcccggtggagaaccatggcctaggtcttggaggtgctgattctcttcCCCCGCCGCGtcacactcggccgcaaaccgccccagcacatgctggaggtcccggtctgatgaagccaacaggacaacatcatctgcaaaaagcagagatgaaatcctgaggttcccaaaccggatcccctccggcccctggctgcgcctagaaatcctgtccataaaaattatgaacaggaccggtgacaaagggcagccctgccggagtccaacatgcaccaggaacaagtctgacttactgccggcaatgcgaaccagactcctgctccgatcatacagagaccggacagcccttagtagagggccccggactccatactcaccgagcaccccccaaagaatggcacgagggacacggtcaaatgccttctccagatccacaaaacacatgtagactggttgggcaaattcccatgaaccctcaagcaccctgcgg encodes:
- the lpxn gene encoding leupaxin, with protein sequence MDELDLLLEELALSSTASDNVQENRNKNTTDGKAPGALFLGLKTKENNSAYSNVHSDFPGPVAASQNPDSPTEELNFILQDMMDLARGDPEPSSTPPPLTQKRSGIKKGDGQQKEKEGSTNCSPSGSHATASTKTQKTDTIDDLLGGLSSDLEKIGVRTTAKGHCASCNKSIVGKMITALGEVWHPEHFVCVECKTELSTTGFFEREGRPYCHKDYHQLFSPRCAYCKGAIVTKILTALDQTWHPEHFFCTHCGGLFGQEGFLEKDGKPYCSKDFYQLFAPKCSGCGESVKENYLTAANGTWHPECFVCADCLQPFTSGCFMELDGRPLCSLHFHSRQGTLCGGCGEPITGRCISALDRKFHPEHFVCAFCLRQLSQGIFKEQKGKPYCSACFDKLFL